Proteins found in one Lycium ferocissimum isolate CSIRO_LF1 chromosome 6, AGI_CSIRO_Lferr_CH_V1, whole genome shotgun sequence genomic segment:
- the LOC132059421 gene encoding OVARIAN TUMOR DOMAIN-containing deubiquitinating enzyme 5 isoform X2 codes for MPHFFIAIALGFEMEDPPKAEDQLSEEASESAPQKIPENLEEMLSRHRKEISQLQGKEVAMKKAAAKGSKAEQKAKKKQVDEEVSKLSAKLKEMHAVELASLGYSSGSNNDNGKEKGNLDTLVKAIAGVSVSSQTDHSKPSKSVKRREKRAQEEAAREQRIQEEQSNIISDRVIENEKLERKIEPLGLTVNEMKPDGHCLYRAVENQLAVHSGGSSPYTYLELRQMVAAYMRKHATDFLPFFLSENAEGGESDEKRFENYCREVESTAAWGGQLELGALTHILRKHIMIFSGSFPDVEMGKEYKSGSGSSASSIMLSYHKHAFGLGEHYNSLIPSSA; via the exons atgCCTCATTTTTTCATAGCAATAGCTTTG GGTTTTGAAATGGAGGATCCACCTAAAGCAGAAGATCAGTTGTCTGAGGAGGCCTCAGAAAGTGCGCCTCAGAAGATACCAGAAAACCTCGAGGAGATGCTTTCTAGGCATAG GAAAGAAATCTCTCAGCTACAGGGCAAAGAAGTTGCTATGAAAAAGGCAGCAGCTAAAGGTAGCAAAGCTGAACAGAAAGCTAAGAAGAAACAAGTGGACGAAGAAGTATCTAAACTTTCTGCAAAGCTCAAAGAAATGCATGCTGTGGAACTTGCTTCTTTAGGCTACAGCAGTGGTAGTAATAATGATAATGGGAAGGAAAAAGGGAATCTTGACACATTGGTGAAGGCCATTGCTGGGGTTTCTGTCAGTAGTCAAACTGACCATTCAAAACCCAGCAAGAGTGTGAAGAGACGTGAGAAAAGAGCTCAAGAAGAGGCAGCCAGAGAGCAGAGAATACAAGAAGAGCAGAGTAATATCATAAGTGATCGGGTTATTGAGAATGAAAAGTTAGAAAGAAAGATTGAGCCACTTGGATTGACTGTTAACGAAATGAAACCTGATGGACACTGTCTGTACCGAGCTGTGGAGAATCAGTTAGCCGTCCACTCTGGTGGTTCATCTCCTTACACATATCTTGAACTACGACAGATGGTGGCAGCTTACATGAGGAAACATGCAACCGactttctcccttttttccTCTCTGAGAATGCAGAAGGGGGAGAATCGGATGAGAAAAGGTTCGAGAATTACTGTAGAGAAGTGGAGTCGACCGCTGCCTGGGGAGGACAACTTGAGCTTGGTGCTCTAACTCACATCTTAAGGAAACATATAATGATATTCTCAGGATCATTTCCTGATGTTGAGATGGGAAAGGAATACAAATCTGGCAGTGGCTCATCGGCTTCAAGTATAATGCTATCTTACCACAAGCATGCTTTTGGGCTTGGAGAGCACTATAACTCCCTTATTCCCAGTTCAGCCTGA
- the LOC132059421 gene encoding OVARIAN TUMOR DOMAIN-containing deubiquitinating enzyme 5 isoform X1: MRITKMALEKRTYAKGFEMEDPPKAEDQLSEEASESAPQKIPENLEEMLSRHRKEISQLQGKEVAMKKAAAKGSKAEQKAKKKQVDEEVSKLSAKLKEMHAVELASLGYSSGSNNDNGKEKGNLDTLVKAIAGVSVSSQTDHSKPSKSVKRREKRAQEEAAREQRIQEEQSNIISDRVIENEKLERKIEPLGLTVNEMKPDGHCLYRAVENQLAVHSGGSSPYTYLELRQMVAAYMRKHATDFLPFFLSENAEGGESDEKRFENYCREVESTAAWGGQLELGALTHILRKHIMIFSGSFPDVEMGKEYKSGSGSSASSIMLSYHKHAFGLGEHYNSLIPSSA; the protein is encoded by the exons ATGAGGATTACGAAGATGGCTTTAGAAAAAAGGACTTATGCGAAG GGTTTTGAAATGGAGGATCCACCTAAAGCAGAAGATCAGTTGTCTGAGGAGGCCTCAGAAAGTGCGCCTCAGAAGATACCAGAAAACCTCGAGGAGATGCTTTCTAGGCATAG GAAAGAAATCTCTCAGCTACAGGGCAAAGAAGTTGCTATGAAAAAGGCAGCAGCTAAAGGTAGCAAAGCTGAACAGAAAGCTAAGAAGAAACAAGTGGACGAAGAAGTATCTAAACTTTCTGCAAAGCTCAAAGAAATGCATGCTGTGGAACTTGCTTCTTTAGGCTACAGCAGTGGTAGTAATAATGATAATGGGAAGGAAAAAGGGAATCTTGACACATTGGTGAAGGCCATTGCTGGGGTTTCTGTCAGTAGTCAAACTGACCATTCAAAACCCAGCAAGAGTGTGAAGAGACGTGAGAAAAGAGCTCAAGAAGAGGCAGCCAGAGAGCAGAGAATACAAGAAGAGCAGAGTAATATCATAAGTGATCGGGTTATTGAGAATGAAAAGTTAGAAAGAAAGATTGAGCCACTTGGATTGACTGTTAACGAAATGAAACCTGATGGACACTGTCTGTACCGAGCTGTGGAGAATCAGTTAGCCGTCCACTCTGGTGGTTCATCTCCTTACACATATCTTGAACTACGACAGATGGTGGCAGCTTACATGAGGAAACATGCAACCGactttctcccttttttccTCTCTGAGAATGCAGAAGGGGGAGAATCGGATGAGAAAAGGTTCGAGAATTACTGTAGAGAAGTGGAGTCGACCGCTGCCTGGGGAGGACAACTTGAGCTTGGTGCTCTAACTCACATCTTAAGGAAACATATAATGATATTCTCAGGATCATTTCCTGATGTTGAGATGGGAAAGGAATACAAATCTGGCAGTGGCTCATCGGCTTCAAGTATAATGCTATCTTACCACAAGCATGCTTTTGGGCTTGGAGAGCACTATAACTCCCTTATTCCCAGTTCAGCCTGA
- the LOC132059421 gene encoding OVARIAN TUMOR DOMAIN-containing deubiquitinating enzyme 5 isoform X3: MEDPPKAEDQLSEEASESAPQKIPENLEEMLSRHRKEISQLQGKEVAMKKAAAKGSKAEQKAKKKQVDEEVSKLSAKLKEMHAVELASLGYSSGSNNDNGKEKGNLDTLVKAIAGVSVSSQTDHSKPSKSVKRREKRAQEEAAREQRIQEEQSNIISDRVIENEKLERKIEPLGLTVNEMKPDGHCLYRAVENQLAVHSGGSSPYTYLELRQMVAAYMRKHATDFLPFFLSENAEGGESDEKRFENYCREVESTAAWGGQLELGALTHILRKHIMIFSGSFPDVEMGKEYKSGSGSSASSIMLSYHKHAFGLGEHYNSLIPSSA; this comes from the exons ATGGAGGATCCACCTAAAGCAGAAGATCAGTTGTCTGAGGAGGCCTCAGAAAGTGCGCCTCAGAAGATACCAGAAAACCTCGAGGAGATGCTTTCTAGGCATAG GAAAGAAATCTCTCAGCTACAGGGCAAAGAAGTTGCTATGAAAAAGGCAGCAGCTAAAGGTAGCAAAGCTGAACAGAAAGCTAAGAAGAAACAAGTGGACGAAGAAGTATCTAAACTTTCTGCAAAGCTCAAAGAAATGCATGCTGTGGAACTTGCTTCTTTAGGCTACAGCAGTGGTAGTAATAATGATAATGGGAAGGAAAAAGGGAATCTTGACACATTGGTGAAGGCCATTGCTGGGGTTTCTGTCAGTAGTCAAACTGACCATTCAAAACCCAGCAAGAGTGTGAAGAGACGTGAGAAAAGAGCTCAAGAAGAGGCAGCCAGAGAGCAGAGAATACAAGAAGAGCAGAGTAATATCATAAGTGATCGGGTTATTGAGAATGAAAAGTTAGAAAGAAAGATTGAGCCACTTGGATTGACTGTTAACGAAATGAAACCTGATGGACACTGTCTGTACCGAGCTGTGGAGAATCAGTTAGCCGTCCACTCTGGTGGTTCATCTCCTTACACATATCTTGAACTACGACAGATGGTGGCAGCTTACATGAGGAAACATGCAACCGactttctcccttttttccTCTCTGAGAATGCAGAAGGGGGAGAATCGGATGAGAAAAGGTTCGAGAATTACTGTAGAGAAGTGGAGTCGACCGCTGCCTGGGGAGGACAACTTGAGCTTGGTGCTCTAACTCACATCTTAAGGAAACATATAATGATATTCTCAGGATCATTTCCTGATGTTGAGATGGGAAAGGAATACAAATCTGGCAGTGGCTCATCGGCTTCAAGTATAATGCTATCTTACCACAAGCATGCTTTTGGGCTTGGAGAGCACTATAACTCCCTTATTCCCAGTTCAGCCTGA